A single region of the Sorghum bicolor cultivar BTx623 chromosome 9, Sorghum_bicolor_NCBIv3, whole genome shotgun sequence genome encodes:
- the LOC8076990 gene encoding protein RETICULATA-RELATED 5, chloroplastic encodes MMAAEPSPSVPSTAADDLETLALDSSSSSAAATASASTDPLLRPPTSPTAASDDHFVIDDFLDEDDFSTTPSPSVVRPPRAARGDAASPVFAKITVSDPKKHAEPSGGGAAGVIPGSGSYFSYLITTRFAGGGGEVRVRRRFRDVVALADRLAAAHRGLFVPARPDKSVLEGQVIQRHDFVSQRCAALQRYLCRLAAHPIVGQSPDLRTFLTEPGAIPAFQGEAPRYWTSTVNAAAPLVPTKAGRDLFGMFKGLKQTLVNGLVATKPPPVEQETDTEFLAHKARFEDLQQQLTTTSQQAEALVKAQDDLRETTGHLGMTLIKLAKFEREQATCNSLRRRAGEIHSFANSVLKMSRSQIKLNSEIVKHLGSIHEYLEMMISVHHAFTDRSNALHYVQSLSADLFSLHTRAGRLESSSARDMGHEWSTYQKVEGLKETIRSAEAAKSDALREYESIKENNKIEIKRFDKERRHDLIEMLKGFVVTQVSYSDHFANMWTKVTEETEALAGDARGRVWEKLAAARVVYLGEAELQSDPEDRVVELEIVRGLAARCADAGRGLALALEAFPCDLQQQLDQFMDGRIDGRILKLYTSHWSQDLWQQYEPLLNYCHDTGIKLIACGTPLEVKRTVQADGIRALKKAEREAYAPPAGSGFISGFMFGSGRSLIDKLSSMDDSLFGPTSYLSEQARVVDDYTISQVITRELSDGDLSRLLIVVTGASHVMYGPRGSGVPGRISKKVPKKDQVVVLLDPERQVIRTEGEVPIADFLWYSGAKPCTRNCFDRAEIAQVMNAAGRRPEALPQDLQKGLDLGVVSPEILQNFFDLEKYPVMTELIHRFQGFRERLLADPKFLQRLAIEEAISISTTLLAQYERRKGRFFEEIDYVLTDTIRGSVVDFFTVWLPAPTISVLQYADDGSGQSLEFVKGLLGSLPDNAFQKNILGQDWSIKQRIAAVLVGGLKLASVGFISSVGAGVSSDLVYAARGIVKPSANVETGRKRAPIWKSAAVYSCFLGTSSNLRYQIIAGLVEYRLGESLVTYYNQPLIAGLLSFVARTLNSYWGTQQWVDLARYTGLQKSEEKPPAAEATMPPDSAHLEGCTTEGHDFDDSSNNTDESTGPS; translated from the exons ATGATGGCAGCGGAGCCCTCGCCGTCGGTTCCCTCCACCGCCGCTGACGACCTCGAAACCCTCGCCCTCGACTCATCCTCGTCGTCCGCCGCCGCTACCGCCTCCGCCTCTACCGACCCCCTCCTCCGGCCACCTACCTCCCCGACCGCCGCGAGCGACGACCACTTCGTCATCGACGACTTCCTCGACGAGGACGACTTCTCCACCACACCGTCGCCCAGCGTCGTCCGCCCGCCGCGCGCAGCGCGCGGCGATGCGGCGTCTCCAGTGTTCGCCAAAATCACCGTATCCGATCCCAAGAAGCACGCGGAGCCCAGCGGCGGGGGTGCCGCCGGTGTGATCCCGGGGTCCGGCAGCTACTTTTCTTACCTCATCACCACCCGTTTtgctggcggcggcggggaggtCCGCGTGCGGCGGCGCTTCCGCGACGTGGTGGCCCTCGCGGACCGCCTTGCCGCAGCCCACCGCGGCCTCTTCGTCCCGGCCCGGCCCGACAAGAGCGTCCTCGAGGGGCAGGTGATACAGCGCCACGACTTCGTCAGCCAGCGGTGCGCTGCGCTCCAGCGCTACCTCTGCCGCCTTGCCGCGCACCCTATTGTTGGTCAGAGCCCTGATCTCCGTACGTTCCTCACGGAGCCTGGTGCCATCCCTGCCTTCCAAGGTGAGGCGCCGCGGTACTGGACTTCCACGGTGAATGCTGCTGCTCCGCTGGTGCCAACGAAAGCTGGGAGGGACTTGTTTGGGATGTTTAAGGGTCTCAAGCAGACGTTGGTGAATGGGCTGGTTGCAACAAAGCCTCCACCTGTGGAGCAGGAGACAGACACAGAGTTCCTGGCACACAAGGCCAGGTTCGAGGACTTACAGCAGCAGCTCACCACAACATCGCAGCAG GCAGAAGCGCTTGTTAAAGCCCAAGATGATCTTAGAGAAACTACAGGTCACTTGGGAATGACATTGATTAAGCTGGCAAAATTTGAAAGAGAGCAGGCAACATGTAATTCCCTAAGAAGACGGGCTGGTGAAATCCATAGTTTTGCAAATTCTGTTTTGAAGATGAGCAGGTCACAGATAAAATTAAACTCTGAAATTGTGAAACACCTG GGTAGTATCCATGAATACTTGGAGATGATGATATCAGTTCATCATGCGTTTACAGATCGCtctaatgctttacattacgtGCAAAGCTtgtcagcagatttgttttccttGCACACCAGAGCAGGGAGACTTGAATCTTCATCAGCAAGAGATATGGGGCATGAGTGGTCAACATATCAGAAGGTAGAGGGGTTGAAAGAAACAATAAGATCAGCGGAAGCAGCCAAAAGTGATGCACTTAGAGAATATGAAAGCATTAAG GAAAACAACAAGATTGAAATAAAAAGATTTGACAAGGAAAGACGCCATGATCTCATCGAGATGCTGAAAGGTTTTGTGGTAACTCAG GTGTCTTATTCAGACCATTTTGCTAATATGTGGACAAAGGTAACAGAGGAAACAGAA GCGTTGGCAGGGGACGCGCGGGGGAGGGTGTGGGAGAAGCTGGCGGCCGCGAGGGTGGTTTACCTCGGCGAGGCCGAGCTCCAGTCCGACCCCGAGGACCGCGTGGTCGAGCTCGAGATCGTCAGGGGCCTCGCGGCCCGCTGCGCCGACGCTGGGAGGGGCCTGGCGCTCGCGCTCGAGGCGTTCCCCTGCGACCTACAGCAGCAGCTCGACCAGTTCATGGACGGCAG GATTGATGGCAGAATCTTAAAGTTATACACATCGCACTGGTCGCAGGATCTATGGCAGCAGTATGAACCTCTTCTGAATTACTGTCATGATACCGGAATTAAGCTTATTGCTTGTGGAACCCCACTGGAG GTGAAAAGAACTGTCCAAGCAGATGGGATTAGAGCTCTAAAAAAAGCAGAAAGAGAAGCATATGCCCCTCCAGCAGGCTCAGGATTCATCTCTGGTTTCATGTTTGGCTCAGGACGGTCATTGATAGACAAGCTCTCATCAATGGATGACTCTCTGTTTGGCCCTACGTCATATCTATCAGAACAGGCAAGAGTAGTTGATGATTATACCATTTCTCAAGTTATTACGAGAGAACTTAGTGATGGAGATCTTTCACGGTTGCTAATTGTTGTGACGGGTGCAAGCCATGTTATGTATGGGCCACGGGGAAGTGGTGTTCCTGGGAGAATATCTAAAAAGGTGCCAAAGAAAGACCAAGTTGTGGTACTACTTGATCCTGAAAGACAGGTTATAAGGACGGAAGGTGAAGTCCCTATTGCTGATTTCTTATGGTATTCGGGGGCTAAACCTTGCACTAGAAATTGTTTTGACCGTGCTGAAATTGCTCAAGTGATGAATGCTGCTGGTAGGAGGCCTGAAGCTTTACCTCAG GATCTTCAGAAAGGACTAGATCTTGGTGTAGTTTCTCCTGAAATATTGCAGAACTTTTTTGACCTCGAGAAATACCCTGTTATGACAGAACTGATTCATCGATTTCAA GGTTTCAGAGAAAGGTTGTTGGCAGACCCTAAATTCCTTCAAAGATTAGCCATTGAAGAGGCCATATCAATATCAACCACTCTACTAGCACAGTATGAAAGGCGGAAAGGAAGGTTCTTTGAAGAAATTGACTATGTCCTCACAGATACTATTAGAGGATCTGTTGTTGATTTCTTTACAGTGTGGCTTCCTGCTCCTACTATTTCAGTCCTTCAGTATGCTGATGATGGTTCTGGTCAGAGTTTGGAGTTTGTCAAAGGCCTTTTAGGATCATTGCCAGATAATGCATTCCAAAAGAACATCTTGGGCCAGGATTGGAGTATCAAGCAAAGAATTGCAGCAGTGTTGGTTGGTGGTTTGAAACTTGCCAGTGTTGGTTTCATTTCTAGTGTTGGGGCTGGGGTTTCCTCAGATCTCGTCTATGCTGCCCGAGGAATAGTGAAACCTTCAGCAAATGTGGAAACAGGAAGGAAGAGAGCTCCTATATGGAAGTCAGCAGCTGTTTACAGTTGCTTTCTTGGAACATCATCAAATTTGCGGTATCAG ATTATTGCTGGTCTAGTGGAGTATCGACTAGGAGAGAGCCTGGTTACATACTACAACCAACCACTTATTGCTGGTTTGTTGTCATTTGTAGCTAGGACACTGAACTCATACTGGGGAACACAG CAATGGGTTGATCTTGCGCGGTACACTGGATTACAGAAAAGTGAGGAAAAGCCTCCTGCTGCTGAGGCCACTATGCCACCTGATTCAGCACACTTGGAGGGTTGTACGACTGAAGGACATGATTTTGATGACAGCAGCAATAACACCGATGAATCGACTGGTCCGAGCTAG
- the LOC110430313 gene encoding aldose reductase: MASAQAMGQGEQDHFVLKSGHTIPAVGLGTWRAGSDTAHSVQTAITEAGYRHVDTAAQYGVEKEVGKGLKAAMEGGINRKDLFVTSKLWCTELAPDKVRPALQKTLKDLQLDYLDLYLIHWPFRLKDGAHMPPEAGEVLEFDMERVWREMESLVKDGLVKDIGVCNYTVTKLNRLMRSANVPPAVCQMEMHPGWKNDKIFEACKKHGIHVTAYSPLGSSEKNLAHDPVVEKVANKLNKTPGQVLIKWALQRGTSVIPKSTKDERIKENIQVFGWEIPEEDFTVLCSIKDEKRVLTGEELFVNKTHGPYKSASEVWDHED, encoded by the exons ATGGCGAGTGCACAGGCAATGGGGCAAGGAGAACAAGATCACTTCGTTCTGAAGAGCGGACACACCATTCCAGCTGTTGGTCTAGGCACTTGGAGGGCTGGCTCAGATACCGCTCACTCTGTTCAGACAGCCATCACCGAG GCTGGATATAGGCATGTGGATACAGCTGCTCAATACGGAGTAGAAAAAGAG GTCGGTAAAGGACTTAAAGCTGCAATGGAGGGTGGGATCAATAGGAAAGATTTGTTTGTAACGTCGAAGTTATG GTGCACAGAGTTGGCTCCTGATAAGGTTCGGCCAGCACTTCAGAAAACACTCAAGGATTTACAGCTGGATTACCTGGATCTCTACCTT ATCCATTGGCCCTTCAGACTAAAAGATGGGGCGCACATGCCCCCGGAAGCTGGGGAAGTGCTGGAATTCGACATGGAAAGAGTGTGGAGGGAAATGGAAAGCCTTGTGAAAGATGGGCTAGTTAAGGATATAGGTGTTTGCAATTACACAGTTACCAAGCTCAACCGTCTGATGCGGTCAGCAAATGTTCCACCAGCAGTATGCCAG ATGGAAATGCACCCTGGTTGGAAGAATGACAAGATTTTTGAGGCCTGCAAAAAGCATGGGATTCATGTTACA GCTTACTCTCCACTGGGTTCTTCAGAGAAGAACCTAGCACACGACCCCGTTGTCGAAAAG GTAGCCAACAAACTGAACAAGACCCCAGGGCAGGTGCTCATCAAGTGGGCCCTCCAAAGAGGGACAAGCGTTATTCCCAAATCGACCAAGGACGAAAGAATCAAAGAGAACATCCAGGTGTTTGGATGGGAGATCCCTGAGGAGGACTTCACGGTCTTGTGCAGCATCAAAGATGAG AAGCGCGTGCTGACCGGAGAGGAGCTCTTCGTGAACAAGACCCACGGGCCGTACAAGAGCGCATCTGAGGTCTGGGACCACGAGGACTGA
- the LOC8076991 gene encoding uncharacterized protein LOC8076991 translates to MGNSLRCCLACMLPCGALDVVRVVHLSGHVDEFSCPVAAADVLAAHPNHALTDAWSAGASRKIVILSPDSELKRGRIYFLIPSAACSSAPAAAEMKKKKRSKSRASNTKKKAHGHGHGHRKRGGAASVAVAASLMSTAEQDNYLRELLSEKREVSLSHYRRRRSGARPGVWRPRLESIAEEEPSSE, encoded by the coding sequence ATGGGGAACAGCCTCCGGTGCTGCCTGGCGTGCATGCTCCCCTGCGGCGCGCTGGACGTGGTCCGCGTGGTGCACCTGAGCGGGCACGTCGACGAGTTCAGCTGCCCCGTCGCGGCGGCCGACGTCCTCGCCGCGCACCCGAACCACGCGCTCACCGACGCGTGGTCCGCCGGCGCGTCCCGCAAGATCGTCATCCTTTCGCCCGACTCCGAGCTCAAGCGCGGCCGCATCTACTTCCTCATCCCCTCCGCCGCGTGCTCAtcggcgcccgccgccgccgagatgaagaagaagaagcgcaGCAAGAGCCGCGCCAGCaacaccaagaagaaggcgcacggccacggccacggccaccgGAAGCGCGGCGGGGCCGCCtctgtggcggtggcggcgtcgCTGATGAGCACGGCGGAGCAGGACAACTATTTGCGGGAGCTCCTGTCGGAGAAGCGGGAGGTGAGCCTGAGCCActaccggcggcggcggagcggcGCCCGCCCCGGCGTGTGGCGGCCGCGGCTGGAGAGcatagcggaggaggagccgtcgTCAGAGTAG
- the LOC8076992 gene encoding WRKY transcription factor WRKY24 → MTSTPGSFGGTLAANSGPVALSFPTTSFANFLGGGGSSASSSGAADNGGVGLSKFKAMTPPSLPLSSSHPPASPASYLHAFSGILDSPILLTPSLFPSPTTGAIPSEPFNWMGTSESLSGSVKTEQQQYTDFTFQTAASAPPATSTSTMTGASHSASYLQSSVLMAPLGRVGDSYNGGELQQQQQQPPWAYQEPCTQFEAPAAAQPDNSMLGNGGYGGAPGPAVSGCFREQSQSNRPSSDDGYNWRKYGQKNMKGSENPRSYYKCSFPGCPTKKKVERSPDGQVTEIVYKGAHNHPKPQSTRRSASSAPAPASHVLQSVGDAVPEHSFGALSGTPVATPENSSGSFGGDDEINGVSSRLAGNFAGADDLDDDEPDSKRWRKDGGDGDGGVSLSGNNRTVREPRVVVQTMSDIDVLDDGYRWRKYGQKVVKGNPNPRSYYKCTTAGCPVRKHVERACHDTRAVVTTYEGKHNHDVPPARGSSASLYHRAALAAHQMPQQAGGGSCYQQQQQHGGLVRTADGFGFGASGGLHGGAPMMQAAESGFALSGFGHPAGTAAYSYTSHQQQQTTTTNEAMYYAKDEPRDDMFFEQPLLF, encoded by the exons ATGACCTCGACGCCGGGGAGCTTCGGCGGAACGCTGGCGGCTAACTCTGGGCCGGTCGCGCTCTCGTTCCCGACCACCTCCTTCGCCAACTTCCTAGGCGGCGGTGGCTCCTCAGCTTCTAGCAGCGGAGCGGCGGACAACGGGGGAGTCGGGCTGTCCAAGTTCAAGGCCATGACCCCGCCTTCCCTCCCGCTGTCGTCGTCGCACCCGCCGGCGTCGCCGGCGTCGTACCTCCACGCCTTCTCCGGCATCCTCGACTCGCCGATCCTCCTCACTCCCAGC CTATTCCCGTCGCCGACGACGGGCGCGATCCCGTCAGAGCCCTTCAACTGGATGGGGACGTCGGAGAGCCTAAGCGGCAGCGTAAAGACCGAGCAGCAGCAGTACACCGACTTCACGTTCCAGACGGCGGCGTCCGCACCGCCGGCGACGTCGACGTCGACGATGACCGGTGCCTCGCACTCGGCGTCCTATCTGCAGTCATCAGTGCTGATGGCGCCGTTG GGACGAGTAGGAGACTCGTACAACGGCGGcgagttgcagcagcagcagcagcagccgccatGGGCCTACCAGGAACCGTGTACGCAATTcgaggcgccggcggcggcgcagccTGACAACAGCATGCTCGGGAACGGCGGCTACGGCGGGGCTCCCGGGCCGGCGGTATCCGGCTGCTTCCGcgagcagagccagagcaaccggCCGTCGTCGGACGACGGGTACAACTGGCGCAAGTACGGGCAGAAGAATATGAAGGGGAGCGAGAACCCGCGCAGCTACTACAAGTGCAGCTTCCCGGGCTGCCCCACCAAGAAGAAGGTGGAGCGGTCGCCGGACGGGCAGGTCACGGAGATCGTGTACAAGGGCGCGCACAACCACCCGAAGCCGCAGAGCACCCGCCGGAGCGCAAgctcggcgccggcgccggcgtcgcACGTGCTGCAGAGCGTCGGCGACGCCGTGCCCGAGCATTCCTTCGGCGCGCTGTCCGGCACACCCGTGGCGACGCCCGAGAACTCGTCGGGGTCattcggcggcgacgacgagatCAACGGCGTCAGCTCGCGGCTGGCCGGTAACTTCGCCGGCGCCGACGATCTCGACGACGATGAACCCGACTCCAAGAGATG GAGGAAAGATGGTGGCGACGGCGACGGAGGGGTCTCGTTGTCCGGCAACAACCGGACGGTGCGGGAGCCGAGGGTCGTCGTGCAAACGATGAGCGACATCGACGTCCTCGACGACGGCTACCGGTGGCGCAAGTACGGGCAGAAGGTCGTCAAGGGCAACCCGAACCCGAG GAGCTACTACAAGTGCACGACTGCAGGGTGCCCAGTGCGGAAGCACGTGGAGCGTGCGTGCCACGACACGCGCGCGGTGGTCACCACGTACGAGGGCAAGCACAACCACGACGTGCCGCCGGCGCGCGGCAGCAGCGCCTCGCTCTACCACCGCGCCGCGCTGGCGGCGCATCAGATGCCGCAGCAGGCCGGCGGCGGGAGCTgctaccagcagcagcagcagcatggcgGCCTCGTCCGGACCGCCGATGGGTTCGGCTTCGGGGCCAGCGGCGGCCTGCACGGCGGCGCGCCGATGATGCAGGCCGCGGAGAGCGGCTTCGCCTTGTCCGGGTTCGGCCACCCGGCGGGCACGGCGGCGTACTCTTACACgagccaccagcagcagcagacgacgacgacgaacgaGGCGATGTACTACGCCAAGGACGAGCCACGAGACGACATGTTTTTTGAGCAGCCGCTCCTGTTCTGA
- the LOC8064127 gene encoding uncharacterized protein LOC8064127 → MASNGNGNLKADIEPVESIASDNVPGATGINNLASQGVSERGKRWSGFRNFWKRLCTGPQLKKFGSSTSFRFQQIAIQRDEFSRSIHSDNHVSHEHFQFIRRINWEQLWLMAKNWIKEPMNMALFVWIAVVAVSGAILFLVMTGMLNRVLPSKSQRDTWFEVNNQILNALFTLMCLYQHPQRIYNFVLLCRWEQKDILRLRKIYCKNGTYKPNEWMHMMVVVILLNLNCFAQYALCGLNLGYRRSQRPPIGVGLTISVAIGAAAFAGLYNIISPLGKDYDTEHADIDQEAQIDVASTESGRPTSRVKSFERRYSFIQSDERRFVERRPQWVGGLMDFWDQISIAYLSLFCSCCVFGWNMQRLGFGNMYVHIATFLLFCLAPFFIFVLAAGNVDNESLQVALVLTGLFLCFFGLLYGGFWRIQMRKRFNLPENNFCCHNPDASDCFQWLFCCSCSLAQEVRTADYYDITEDRSPTGQVTGETPRVMMSPLQREDGLALFKSSPSSPYRSGNASPSIFILESPSAPRRSSGSSPQGGSPTMGDRVMKAPAPSVLQREGGPDHGKGVIQ, encoded by the coding sequence ATGGCTTCCAACGGTAACGGAAATCTCAAAGCTGACATTGAACCAGTAGAGTCAATAGCTTCAGACAATGTTCCAGGAGCAACAGGCATCAACAATCTTGCCAGTCAGGGTGTTTCAGAACGTGGAAAGCGGTGGAGTGGGTTTAGGAATTTCTGGAAACGCCTTTGTACTGGCCCCCAGTTAAAGAAGTTTGGTTCCTCAACTTCGTTCAGGTTTCAACAGATCGCAATTCAACGGGATGAGTTCTCACGTTCGATCCATTCGGACAACCATGTTAGCCATGAGCATTTCCAGTTTATCAGGAGGATTAATTGGGAACAGCTGTGGCTGATGGCCAAGAATTGGATAAAAGAGCCTATGAATATGGCCCTTTTTGTTTGGATTGCTGTCGTTGCTGTATCTGGTGCAATTCTCTTTCTTGTTATGACTGGAATGCTGAATCGTGTTTTGCCTAGCAAATCACAAAGAGACACCTGGTTTGAAGTGAACAACCAAATCCTGAATGCATTATTCACGCTCATGTGCCTTTATCAACACCCACAacggatctacaactttgtgctTCTTTGCCGATGGGAGCAGAAGGACATTTTAAGGCTTAGGAAGATATATTGCAAAAATGGAACATATAAACCTAATGAGtggatgcacatgatggtgGTCGTAATCCTTCTTAATTTGAACTGCTTTGCTCAGTATGCCCTGTGTGGTCTAAACCTAGGGTACCGCAGATCTCAACGGCCTCCTATAGGTGTTGGCCTCACTATTTCTGTTGCAATTGGGGCTGCAGCATTCGCTGGTCTGTACAATATCATCAGCCCTCTTGGGAAGGATTATGATACAGAACATGCAGATATCGATCAAGAAGCACAAATCGATGTTGCCTCAACTGAGAGCGGCAGGCCAACTTCACGGGTTAAATCATTTGAGAGGAGATACTCTTTCATCCAGAGTGATGAACGCCGTTTTGTAGAGAGAAGGCCTCAGTGGGTTGGCGGACTAATGGATTTCTGGGACCAGATATCTATTGCGTACTTGTCACTTTTCTGCAGTTGCTGTGTCTTTGGCTGGAATATGCAGAGGCTTGGATTTGGTAACATGTATGTCCACATCGCAACGTTTCTGCTCTTTTGCCTGGCTCCATTTTTTATCTTCGTCCTGGCAGCTGGCAATGTTGACAATGAATCCCTTCAAGTGGCATTGGTGCTGACTGGACTTTTCCTGTGCTTTTTTGGTTTACTGTATGGTGGCTTCTGGAGAATTCAGATGAGGAAGAGATTCAACCTGCCAGAAAACAACTTCTGCTGCCACAACCCAGATGCATCAGATTGTTTCCAGTGGTTGTTCTGCTGCTCATGCTCACTTGCTCAGGAAGTCAGGACCGCAGATTACTACGATATCACAGAGGACAGGTCACCCACAGGGCAAGTAACTGGCGAAACCCCCCGCGTAATGATGTCCCCATTGCAGCGTGAAGATGGTCTGGCCCTTTTCAAGTCAAGTCCAAGTTCGCCATATAGGAGCGGCAATGCTAGTCCATCGATCTTTATCCTGGAGAGCCCGTCAGCCCCACGCAGGTCATCTGGTTCCTCGCCTCAGGGTGGTTCACCGACAATGGGTGATAGGGTGATGAAGGCACCAGCTCCATCTGTTCTTCAAAGAGAAGGTGGACCAGATCATGGCAAAGGGGTGATCCAATGA